From Terriglobales bacterium, one genomic window encodes:
- a CDS encoding peptidylprolyl isomerase has protein sequence MARQPGTYAILDTTEGQIVCRLFEKEAPKTVKNFTDLAEGKREWTHPVTRKKSSDRLYDGTIFHRVIPNFMIQGGDPAGTGFGGPGYQFEDETKGSPYRFDKKGKLAMANAGPNTNGSQFFITVAPTDWLTGNHTIFGEVIEGQDIVDKIANVARGRNDKPNTDVKISSLKIERA, from the coding sequence ATGGCACGCCAGCCCGGTACTTACGCCATCCTCGACACCACCGAAGGCCAGATCGTCTGCCGGCTCTTCGAGAAGGAAGCGCCCAAGACGGTCAAGAACTTCACCGACCTCGCCGAAGGCAAGCGGGAATGGACTCACCCGGTCACCCGCAAGAAGTCTTCCGACCGCCTCTACGACGGCACTATCTTCCACCGTGTCATCCCCAACTTCATGATCCAGGGCGGTGACCCGGCGGGCACCGGCTTCGGCGGACCCGGCTACCAGTTCGAGGACGAGACCAAGGGCTCGCCCTATCGCTTCGACAAGAAGGGCAAGCTGGCCATGGCCAACGCCGGCCCCAATACCAACGGCAGCCAGTTCTTCATCACCGTGGCTCCCACCGACTGGCTCACCGGCAACCACACCATCTTCGGCGAGGTGATCGAAGGACAAGACATCGTCGACAAGATCGCCAACGTCGCGCGCGGCCGCAACGACAAGCCCAACACGGACGTGAAGATCAGCTCGCTGAAGATCGAACGGGCCTGA
- a CDS encoding DUF5715 family protein, with product MRHITIVVLLLGLAAPAFPLNARRTKYRSSHKSRAVRWNPLLRGSHESMLRQNEEIDRLDLPRIMDDDQLNELIARKDLVPIEEGSALKIAPNIEANKRYCRPWTRDFLDDISQAYYEQFRQPIQVNSAVRTVEQQHQLRRHNRNAAAEVGEITSSHLGGLTVDLNKRGLTRKQRQWISQYVYRIQQAGMVEAVEERRQPVFHIMVYDGYTAWREANRMADQSGTK from the coding sequence ATGCGGCACATCACGATCGTGGTCCTCTTGCTCGGCTTGGCCGCGCCGGCCTTCCCGTTGAACGCCCGCCGCACCAAGTACCGCAGCTCGCACAAGAGCCGAGCGGTGCGATGGAACCCGCTGTTGCGCGGCTCGCACGAATCCATGCTGCGGCAGAACGAAGAGATCGACCGCCTGGATCTGCCCCGCATCATGGACGACGACCAGCTCAACGAACTCATCGCCCGCAAGGACCTGGTTCCCATCGAAGAAGGTTCCGCCCTGAAGATCGCCCCCAACATCGAGGCCAACAAGCGCTACTGCCGCCCCTGGACCCGGGATTTCCTGGACGACATCTCGCAAGCCTATTACGAGCAGTTCCGCCAGCCGATCCAGGTGAACTCTGCGGTGCGCACGGTGGAACAGCAGCACCAGCTGCGGCGCCATAACCGGAATGCCGCCGCCGAGGTCGGGGAGATCACCTCCTCCCACCTGGGCGGGCTGACCGTCGACCTGAACAAGCGCGGCCTCACCCGCAAGCAGCGCCAGTGGATCTCCCAGTACGTCTACCGGATCCAGCAGGCAGGGATGGTGGAGGCGGTCGAAGAGCGCCGCCAGCCCGTGTTCCACATCATGGTCTACGACGGTTATACTGCTTGGCGCGAAGCCAACCGGATGGCCGACCAGTCGGGGACGAAGTAG
- a CDS encoding peptidylprolyl isomerase → MRTTLIAFLLCTSVAFAQTAAKKPAAAPASKPAAGTAESAGNPKAVFDTTAGKLTCTLFPKQAPETVANFIGLAKGTKDWKNPVSHATKHGVPLYDGTIFHRVIPNFMIQGGDPAGNGTGDPGYSFKDEFSPDLKFDRPGRLAMANSGPNTNGSQFFITEVPTPHLNGKHTIFGQCDAASVALVKQIARKPRDPRNDQPFTPVKINHVTIVQPGEAAPAATPAKKPAAKPSAAKP, encoded by the coding sequence ATGCGCACTACTCTGATCGCATTCCTGCTCTGCACCTCTGTTGCCTTCGCCCAAACCGCCGCCAAGAAGCCCGCGGCTGCTCCCGCTTCCAAGCCTGCTGCCGGCACCGCAGAATCCGCGGGGAACCCCAAGGCGGTCTTCGACACCACCGCCGGCAAGCTCACCTGCACGCTCTTCCCCAAACAGGCGCCCGAGACGGTGGCCAACTTCATCGGCTTGGCCAAGGGCACCAAGGACTGGAAGAACCCGGTCTCCCACGCCACCAAGCACGGCGTGCCGTTGTACGACGGCACCATCTTCCACCGGGTGATCCCCAACTTCATGATCCAGGGCGGCGATCCGGCGGGAAACGGGACCGGCGACCCCGGCTATTCCTTCAAGGACGAGTTCAGCCCCGACCTGAAGTTCGACCGGCCCGGCCGCCTGGCGATGGCCAACTCCGGCCCCAACACCAACGGCTCGCAGTTCTTCATCACCGAGGTGCCGACCCCGCACCTCAACGGCAAGCACACGATCTTCGGACAGTGCGATGCGGCCAGCGTGGCCCTGGTGAAGCAGATCGCGCGCAAGCCGCGTGATCCGCGCAACGATCAACCGTTCACACCGGTGAAGATCAACCACGTCACCATCGTGCAGCCGGGCGAGGCGGCGCCGGCTGCCACCCCGGCCAAGAAGCCGGCAGCCAAGCCGTCCGCAGCTAAACCATAA
- a CDS encoding dipeptidase, translating into MKIAQLTVLSVLLSLAANAQPQPKKPAPKTFDPLALHRSAIVIDTHADTTQRMLDEGYDLATPDPTINVNLEKAKAGNLGAEFFSIWVEPKYKGQYAHRALDLIDAVYQQAAKHPDQMVMAFSADDIVKARSGPRKRLAALLGVEGGHAIENDLGVLRSFYRLGVRYMTLTWSNTNEWADSSGDLDNKEVEHHKGITDFGVEVIREMNRLGMIVDISHVSDRTFYRTLVVSRAPVIASHSAARAFSHHPRNMTDDMLRALARNDGVCMVNFFSAFVDDDFRKLLEARRHESDEAVAKAQEEYRKAHNGQTPPYTVEEHVTREYAKRLPRPPLKSLIDNIDHIAQVAGWQHVGLGSDFDGVSGMLPEGIDSAADLPKITIELAKRGYTAEQIRGILGENFLRVFRKVEAVSRELQKEKPLGTEPLGAGENR; encoded by the coding sequence ATGAAAATCGCTCAGCTCACCGTTCTGTCCGTCCTTCTCTCTCTCGCGGCTAACGCTCAACCACAGCCGAAGAAGCCTGCACCCAAAACCTTCGATCCCCTGGCGCTGCACCGCTCGGCCATCGTCATCGACACCCACGCCGACACCACGCAGCGCATGCTGGACGAGGGCTATGACCTGGCGACGCCGGACCCCACCATCAACGTCAATCTTGAGAAGGCCAAGGCGGGGAATCTGGGGGCGGAGTTCTTCTCCATCTGGGTGGAGCCCAAGTACAAGGGCCAGTACGCACATCGCGCGCTGGACCTGATCGACGCGGTGTACCAGCAGGCGGCCAAGCACCCCGACCAGATGGTGATGGCGTTCTCGGCCGACGACATCGTGAAGGCCCGCAGCGGGCCCAGGAAGCGGCTGGCGGCCCTGCTGGGGGTGGAAGGCGGGCATGCGATCGAGAACGACCTGGGCGTGCTGCGCAGCTTCTACCGTCTGGGCGTCCGCTACATGACCCTGACCTGGTCGAACACCAATGAGTGGGCGGATTCCTCGGGCGACCTCGACAACAAGGAGGTCGAGCACCACAAGGGCATCACCGATTTCGGCGTGGAAGTGATCCGCGAAATGAACCGGTTGGGCATGATTGTGGACATTTCGCACGTCTCCGACCGCACCTTCTACCGCACCCTGGTGGTGAGCCGGGCGCCGGTCATTGCGTCGCACTCGGCGGCGCGAGCGTTTTCCCACCACCCGCGCAACATGACCGACGACATGCTGCGCGCCCTGGCCCGTAATGATGGCGTTTGCATGGTCAATTTCTTCTCCGCCTTCGTGGACGACGATTTCCGCAAGCTGTTGGAGGCGCGCCGGCACGAATCCGACGAAGCTGTGGCCAAGGCGCAAGAAGAGTACCGGAAGGCGCACAACGGACAGACGCCGCCGTACACCGTTGAGGAGCACGTGACCCGCGAATACGCCAAGAGGCTGCCGCGCCCGCCGTTGAAATCGCTGATCGACAACATCGACCACATCGCGCAGGTCGCGGGCTGGCAGCACGTGGGCCTGGGGTCGGATTTCGACGGGGTCTCCGGCATGCTGCCGGAGGGAATCGATTCGGCGGCCGACCTGCCCAAGATCACGATCGAGCTGGCCAAGCGCGGCTATACGGCGGAGCAGATCCGCGGCATCCTGGGCGAGAACTTCCTGCGCGTCTTCCGCAAGGTGGAGGCGGTCAGCCGCGAACTACAGAAAGAGAAGCCGCTGGGCACCGAGCCGCTCGGCGCCGGTGAGAATCGGTAG